The Pseudomonas fragi DNA window CCTGTGTCGATTTGTCGCAGGCCTTGCTGTACCCCGCGGTTTTACGGGCTGGCGACGTGGCCATGCACCATTGAGGGGCATGGCTGCCGTGCGACAGACCTGCGACAGTGGTAAATTCCATGCCCATGCAACACGTCTACCCCACAGCAATCGTGCGCACTGAGCCGGTCACTCCAGGCATCGGGCAGCGTACACACCTGCCTGACAGTGCGCAGGTTAAAGGCCTTGTTCGTTGGAAAAGGCCGCTTAAAGGAACCTGACATGAATGATTTACTGACTCGCCGCCGCGTAGTCACCGGTCTTGGCTTGCTCAGCCTGGGGCTGATCGCAGGTTGCGACCCCGGCAGCGGTTTGTCATACAAATACGGCAAAGACCTCAGCAATGAAATCCTCGGGCGTAAGTTCAAGCTCAGGGATGCGCAAGGCAACGAAATGATGCTGGGCAGCTTTCGCGGGATGATGCCGATGATTTTCTTCGGCTTTACCCAGTGCCCGGCCGTGTGCCCGACAGCGCTGGCCCGTGCCGCCCAGGCGAAGAAAATGATGGGCCCCGACGGTGACCGCCTGCAGGTGGTGTTTATCACCCTGGATCCTGAGCGCGACAAGCCGGCGATGCTTGATGCCTATGTAAAAGCCTTCGACCCGAGTTTTATCGCCTTGTCCGGCACCCTGGAAGAAACCGCGGCTACGGCCAAGGAATTCAAGGTGTTTTACGAGAAAATCCCGACCGGCGATTCGTACACCCTGTCGCACACCGCGACCAGTTTCGTTTTCGATTCCCGTGGTGTATTGCGCCTTGGCCTGTCGCCTTCGCTGTCCGCCAAGCAGTGTGCCGAAGACCTGCTGACAGTGATGTCAGTCTGCTGATCCTGTGCCCTTTGGAATGAGCCAACCCTATGAAACCTGTTAAGTATCTGTTGTTGTCACTGCTGGGCATGAGCCTGCATGTTTCTGCGCAAACCGTAGTGGACGATGCCTGGGTGCGTGCCACCGTGGCCGGCCAGCCTTCGACCGGTGCCTTTATGCACATTACTTCGAGCACCGACAGCAAGCTGGTTGAAGTCCGCTCGCCGGTGGCCAGGACGGTGCAGATCCACGAGTCGAAAATGCAAAACGATGTGATGAGCATGAAGCCGGTGGCAGCGGTAGCGTTGCCTGCAGGCAAGAGCGTGGCCATCGAACCTGAGGGCTACCATGTGATGCTGATTGACCTGGTGAACCAGGTTAAAGCCGGTGATCAAGTGCCCTTGACCCTGATTGTTGAAGACAGCAAAGGGGTCAAGGAGCTGATTGAGGTCAAGGCCGAGGCGCGGGCACTCAACAGCATGCCGATGCACCACGACCATGGTGCGATGCACTGAAACACGGTTAAAAGCCTGTAGCCGCTGCCGAGGGACGAAGGCTGCGACCGGGTGCGTAGCGCCCGTGAACCCTGAGCACTCGGTGTACCGCACTGCCCGATCTTACGGGCGCTGCGCACCCGATCGCAGCCTCGCTTCGCTCCTCAGCGACTACAGTTTTATAGGCCGTTAATCATCAAAACCGCCCCGTCAGCGGGTATTCGACCGCAAGGCGAATCTGGTCCGCATCCAGTTCGGCCTGTGCAGTGTTGCCACGATGCACATTGTGTCGCAATGACATGATGGTGCCCTTGGCCACACCACTCTGCACCACATAGCGCGCTTCCAGATCCCGTTCCCAGTGTTTCCCGCCTTTGCCATAGCCCAGATACGCATAGCCGCCCCGCGGGTCAACGTGCGTACCGTC harbors:
- a CDS encoding SCO family protein; amino-acid sequence: MNDLLTRRRVVTGLGLLSLGLIAGCDPGSGLSYKYGKDLSNEILGRKFKLRDAQGNEMMLGSFRGMMPMIFFGFTQCPAVCPTALARAAQAKKMMGPDGDRLQVVFITLDPERDKPAMLDAYVKAFDPSFIALSGTLEETAATAKEFKVFYEKIPTGDSYTLSHTATSFVFDSRGVLRLGLSPSLSAKQCAEDLLTVMSVC
- a CDS encoding copper chaperone PCu(A)C is translated as MKPVKYLLLSLLGMSLHVSAQTVVDDAWVRATVAGQPSTGAFMHITSSTDSKLVEVRSPVARTVQIHESKMQNDVMSMKPVAAVALPAGKSVAIEPEGYHVMLIDLVNQVKAGDQVPLTLIVEDSKGVKELIEVKAEARALNSMPMHHDHGAMH